The Microbacterium esteraromaticum genome contains the following window.
GCTGAGCACGCCGGTGCGATCCTTGCCGGCCGTGCAGTGGATCAGCACGCCCCGCTCGGCACCCGCCGCGACGGCGCTGAATGCGCGGGCGAGTGCGGCGCCACTGCCATCGATCATCACAGCGTAGAGCTCGGCGAGGTCGGCGAAGCGGATCTCGTGCAGCCGGTCCTCGAACACCGGCATCGCGCGTGGGCTGAGTGACGGATGCTGCCAGGCGCCGGGCGTCGAGGCGCGCTCACGCGCGTCGCGCAGGTCGAGGATCGTTGCGACGCCGAGACCGACGACGGCTTCGCTTGCCGGCTGCCGCTGCGACAACGGTGCGGCCGAGCGCCAGACGAGATCCGCCCGAACGACACCACCGTCCGTGGTCGGGAGTCCGCCGACCGGGCGGAGGTTGTGCAGCGGGGTCGGGGTGATCAGCTGACCACTCATCATGGGGTGCTCCTGGGGGCGTCGGCGGGGCGGGGCGGAAGCAGAGGCACGCTCTCGATCAGCTCCCGGGTGTAGGGATGGGTGGGGTTCTCCAGTACGTCGATGACCGGACCGCGTTCGACGATGCGTCCTTCGGTCATCACCAGCGCATCGGTGCAGAGTCCGTCGATGATGCCCAGGTCGTGCGAGACGGCCACGATCGTCAGCTCCTCGTGCGCTGCCAGACGGCGCAGCAGACGCAGAACCTGCGCGCGCACCGATACGTCGAGCGCGCTGACCGGTTCGTCGGCGAT
Protein-coding sequences here:
- a CDS encoding tyrosine-protein phosphatase, with the translated sequence MMSGQLITPTPLHNLRPVGGLPTTDGGVVRADLVWRSAAPLSQRQPASEAVVGLGVATILDLRDARERASTPGAWQHPSLSPRAMPVFEDRLHEIRFADLAELYAVMIDGSGAALARAFSAVAAGAERGVLIHCTAGKDRTGVLSALVLDVLGVERTLVLDDFAQSQQRLGAEYLADLFADVDAENLPGMAAHRATASPPELLQGAFDRIERTWGGSAEYMGAHGVDDDALTHLRKAMLVPASR